In Candidatus Manganitrophus morganii, the genomic window TGCTCCAGCAATTGCGCCAGACGGATCGCCCCGGCGAGGTTCGCCGGACCGGCCCCAACGAAAAGAATGCCGACCTCGATCCGGTTCTCCGGGCCCGACGTGACCGGCGAGATGAACTCCCCCGGCTGCACGGGCGGAGGAAATCGGGACGGTTCCATTCACCCTCCTCAATTAGGTTAAACATCTCCTATCATACCCGGCGTTGCGCATCGACGCAAGTCGATCGATCTGTTTCGATGTGGGGGAACACCCGATGCATCCATCTAATCTCCCCCGCAGTGTGCAAACCAGTTCTACTCCCCTATGCAAAAGAGAACCGACAGTGATCAATCTATGCAAGCAGGTTCATCACATTGTAGTGATATCGATGTTTTCCTTTCCTAGATGGAAGAGGCGATCTCAAAAAGATGGTACAGAAATTGCCCTGATCTTGGATAAATGAATCCGGGTCCAATCATGCAGAATCGATTCACTCTATCATCCATGTGGCGCTCGATGCTCATAAAAAAACGCTCTCCTCTCCCCCTTTTTCTTTTCCTTTTCCTCGCCCTGACTGCGTGCGGAGGGGGGGATGAGACGGAGGATCTCAACGGGCCCCAGGTGATGGAGACCAATCCCGCTCCCGAAGCGACCGGTGTTCCGCTTTCGGGGCAGATCGAGGCAACCCTCTCGAAAGGGATCGACCCGGCCACGATCAACACCGATACCTTTATCCTCACCGGCGTTTCGGGAGAGGTGACCTATCAAAACGGCAAGGCCGTCTTTACCCCCTCCATTCCGCTCGCCGACGGAACCACCTACCATGCGGTCTTGACGACGGGGATCAGAGATCTCGACGGCGTTCCGCTTCCGGAGAACTTTATCTGGTCTTTCACCACGGGAGCCACCGGCGGCGGGGGACCGGATCAGACCCCGCCCGAAATCGTCTCAGCAACTCCCAGAGAAGGGGCGACGAACATCCCGATCAATGCGCCGGTCCGGGTGGTTTTCTCCGAACCGATCCGTCCCGAGACCCTTCGGACCGATACCTTTTTCATCCGGGGGATTCCCGGCGAGATCCGATACGACGAGTCGACGCGCACCGCCACGCTACAGCCGCTGGCGCCGCTCGCGCTCCAGTCCAAATACGAGGTGACGGTGACCAACCAGATCACCGACCGGGCCGGCAATCCCCTGCCCGCCGCGCAATCATGGTCGTTCACCACCGCCTCCGTTATCGATCTGTCGCCGCCGGTGATCCTTTCAACCGTTCCGGGAGACGGAGAAACCGGCGTCGCGGTGAACAGCGCCATCCAAGCGGTCTTCAATAAAGAAATCGACGAACAAAGCCTCCCTTCCAACTTTATTCTACAAGGCCCCGGCAGAGGAGAGATTGCTTCGTCGATCCGCTACGATTCCGGCGCGCGGACCGCGACCCTCACACCCAGCGCGGCGCTGCAACCGGAGACAACCTATCAGGCGATCGTCCGGAGGGGAGTCTCCGATTTCAGCGGCAACGGGCTCGCAGCCGACGTTCGATGGTCGTTCACCACCGTGAGGAGCGACGACCAAACCCCACCGGGGGACGATCGTCCGGAGGTCATCGAGCGACAGCCGATCGGCATCGATATTCCCCTTGAGAGTTTCGTCACCGTCCGGTTCAGCAAGGCGATCCGGCCTGAGACACTGGCGGGCAATTTCATGATCACCACCCGGGGGGGAGCGATTTCCGCCGAGATCGGATATAACATCTCCTCGAACACGGCGACGATGATCCCCTCCCGGTTGAGACACGGCACCAATTACACCGTTGTCCTGACGCACGATATCAGAGACTTGGCCGGGAATCGCCTCGAACATACCAGCTGGAGTTTTCGGACCGTGAATCGCCCCGACGATGATGATGACGATTGAACATGCCCGATGTTTGACGCCGCTTGGGAAGGATATCGCTCGCCATTAAAACCGCAGAAATCAAAAAAAAAGCGGAACCTGTTTCCTCCCGTTCCACACCGAAACCGCCGGTCTTTGCGCGCGTCGGTCCTCTCGGCGCCTTCCCCCTGAATCTGATCTCCGCGTTGGTCGTGATTTTCACGTTGCAGTGGGCGCGGGAGGTCCTCATTCCGCTGGTGATCGCCCTCTTTATCAGCTACTTTCTCGATCCGATCGTCGCCCGAATGGAAAAACGGAAGATCTCCCGCGCGGTCGGGACCGCCTTTTTGCTGACGGCGATTGTCGCAGGGATCGGCTCCGCAATTTACGGGTTGGGGGATCAGGCCGATGCGATTTTAGAACAACTCCCTGCGGCCTCGCAAAAGTTCAGGCAATCGCTCCGGGAAGGCCGCAACGACCGGGAAGGGACGCTGAACAAAGTTCAGAAAGCGGCCACTGAGATCGAGAAGGCGGCGGCCGAAGCAGCCAACGCCGCTGCGCCCCAAGTGAAACCGGCGCAGGCCGCCCGGCCGGGATTGGATCTCCGCAACTATCTCTGGGTCGGAACGATCGGCCTCGTCGGGATGGCGCTGCAAGCGGTCATGATCCTCTTCTTGGTCTACTTTCTATTGGTTTCAGGCGATACGTTCAGGCGGAGGCTGGTTAAAATCGCCGGCCCCTCTTTCAGCAGAAAAAGACGGACACTGGAAATCCTCGATGAAATCAACCTGCAGATGAAACGGTTTTTGTACGTGCAGGTGATCACGAGTTTGTGGATGGGGGTCGCCATCTGGCTGGCGTTTCGGTGGATCGGGCTGGAGAATGCCGGCATGTGGGGAATCGCCGCCGGCATTTTAAAATCGATCCCGTTCCTGGGGGGGACGGCGATCATCGGAGGGACCGCGCTGGTCGGATATCTTCAGTTCGAAACCCTTTCGATGGCGCTGCTGATCGGCGGGGTGTCGATGGGGCTCAAAAGCCTGGAAGGACTTCTCGTGAGTCCCTTGATGACGAGCAAAGCGGGCCGGATCCACACGGTTTGGATCTTTGTCGGCATCTTTTTCTGGGGCTGGATTTGGGGGGTCTGGGGACTGCTCCTCGGCATTCCGATCATCATGGTCGCCAAGGCCGTTTGTGATCGGATCGAGGGCCTCCAGCCGATCGGGGAATTATTAGGAGATGAACGCCGCGCGCATTCGTCAGGGGGCGAACGCAATGTCACCCCCTGACGTGTCGCTCACCGGCAAGTGTTTAGCAGCCTAGGCCGCTTCCGCCAGTTTTTTCTTCTGCGCTTCCATTCGCTTGCCGAGATCTTCCAGCTGCTCTTTGGAGAAGGCCTCCCGCGCGCTTTTGAACATCTCCCCTTCTTCTTCCTCGA contains:
- a CDS encoding Ig-like domain-containing protein, giving the protein MLIKKRSPLPLFLFLFLALTACGGGDETEDLNGPQVMETNPAPEATGVPLSGQIEATLSKGIDPATINTDTFILTGVSGEVTYQNGKAVFTPSIPLADGTTYHAVLTTGIRDLDGVPLPENFIWSFTTGATGGGGPDQTPPEIVSATPREGATNIPINAPVRVVFSEPIRPETLRTDTFFIRGIPGEIRYDESTRTATLQPLAPLALQSKYEVTVTNQITDRAGNPLPAAQSWSFTTASVIDLSPPVILSTVPGDGETGVAVNSAIQAVFNKEIDEQSLPSNFILQGPGRGEIASSIRYDSGARTATLTPSAALQPETTYQAIVRRGVSDFSGNGLAADVRWSFTTVRSDDQTPPGDDRPEVIERQPIGIDIPLESFVTVRFSKAIRPETLAGNFMITTRGGAISAEIGYNISSNTATMIPSRLRHGTNYTVVLTHDIRDLAGNRLEHTSWSFRTVNRPDDDDDD
- a CDS encoding AI-2E family transporter; translated protein: MGRISLAIKTAEIKKKAEPVSSRSTPKPPVFARVGPLGAFPLNLISALVVIFTLQWAREVLIPLVIALFISYFLDPIVARMEKRKISRAVGTAFLLTAIVAGIGSAIYGLGDQADAILEQLPAASQKFRQSLREGRNDREGTLNKVQKAATEIEKAAAEAANAAAPQVKPAQAARPGLDLRNYLWVGTIGLVGMALQAVMILFLVYFLLVSGDTFRRRLVKIAGPSFSRKRRTLEILDEINLQMKRFLYVQVITSLWMGVAIWLAFRWIGLENAGMWGIAAGILKSIPFLGGTAIIGGTALVGYLQFETLSMALLIGGVSMGLKSLEGLLVSPLMTSKAGRIHTVWIFVGIFFWGWIWGVWGLLLGIPIIMVAKAVCDRIEGLQPIGELLGDERRAHSSGGERNVTP